The stretch of DNA TCTGAGTTTTTAATAGCTTCAATTTCACCAGGTTCTGCAGCCATACTTATAGAGTTGTAAACAGCTCTGTCAGCTAATCCTGCATCTTGAACGTATTCTACACCTGCAATTTTTGCAGCTGCTGCAGTTGAGTCGATAAGGAAAGGTTTGTCACAGACGTCTCCTACAAATTCTAAGTATTTTACCATAGCATCTGCAGTAGCACCGAAAGTTTGTACAACACAAGGGTTTCCGGTTACATCAGACATTTCTTCCATAGTTTTAATTAATCCGTCAGCAGCATCTTTATCAAAGTCACCTGCTTTTTCATCACTAATAATTTTGTGTCCACCGTAAAAGATTGTTCCTGCTAAAACGGTTGGGTATTCACCAGGTTGCCCACCCATTTTAACTCCAGCAATATCAATTACGAGTTGTTCTTTATCAAATCTAAACATAAGTATAAACCTCCTATAATAAGGTAGATAGCATTGTAGTTATTCCAAATTTAATAGCTACAACTAAAATAATTAATCCAAGTATAATACCATACAATATACCAACATCTCTACCAGTTTGTTGGCCTAAACGTTGATAATATTCCCCAACAGTGAAATCAACTTTTTCTTCTGCTTCATCTAATTTAGCAACGAGAGCATTGAAATCATCAGGGGAAACCATTACTGAAGGTACTGATTCATCACTCATAATAACACCTCTATAATCCTAATGCTTTTGCAATGAAAGGAATAATTACAATAAAGAGTGTTGCTATACAAGCACCGATAGCAAATCCTTTAAATCTGGTTGCGAGTAAACCAGCGAATAATTTACCTTCTCTTGCAAGGAGTTTTGAACTGTATTCAGCATCATCAGCTGCAGTTCTCATTCCGCCTATATTTGGTTTATTTGAAATTTGTACCATAATTTATCCTCCTTAGAACATCAAGAATAAAACTCCAATGATTAAAGTGAAAGCTAATCCGATCATTATACCTTGGACTTTACCAGCATAATTACCGGCCATATTTCTTTGAATAGCTCCGACCATATCGATTTTAGTGTTAATATCCCTAATCCTTGCTTCAATGAGTCCGGTTTCAGCAGAAATAACTCTAATTGCTTCACCTTCTTCCTCATCTCCACCGTCGTCGTCAACAGAAATAACCATAGCTTCTTCTTCAAAAGCACCTGGATCTTTTTCTACACATTCATTA from Methanobrevibacter sp. YE315 encodes:
- the mtrG gene encoding tetrahydromethanopterin S-methyltransferase subunit MtrG, whose translation is MSDESVPSVMVSPDDFNALVAKLDEAEEKVDFTVGEYYQRLGQQTGRDVGILYGIILGLIILVVAIKFGITTMLSTLL
- a CDS encoding tetrahydromethanopterin S-methyltransferase subunit F encodes the protein MVQISNKPNIGGMRTAADDAEYSSKLLAREGKLFAGLLATRFKGFAIGACIATLFIVIIPFIAKALGL